A window of the Branchiostoma floridae strain S238N-H82 chromosome 12, Bfl_VNyyK, whole genome shotgun sequence genome harbors these coding sequences:
- the LOC118427954 gene encoding zinc finger protein 625-like: MRSHTGEKPYRCKECSNQFSQLGRLKIHMRSHTGEKPRYTRSRRMSTTSSAQSLEYVRRKVKRDFSVRSNKEEKRYRCEECNKKFRELGNLKAHVRTHTDEKHYMCEECSRQFTLLHHLKAHRMTHTA, translated from the exons ATGCGgtctcacacaggtgagaaaccctacagatgtaaAGAGTGCAGCAATCAGTTTAGTCAGTTGGGTCGTCTCAAGATTCACATGCGgtctcacacaggggaaaaacc AAGGTACACAAGATCTAGGAGGATGTCGACAACAAGCAGTGCACAGAGTTTGGAGTACGTCAGGAGAAAGGTGAAAAGGGATTTCTCTGTGCGATCTAACAAAGAGGAGAaacgctacag gtgtgaggagtgcaataAGAAGTTCAGagagctgggtaatctgaaggcccacgtgcggactcacacagatGAGAAACACTatatgtgtgaggagtgcagcaggcagttcactTTGCTCCATCATCTAAAGGCACACAGGatgactcataccg CCTGA